A part of Pararoseomonas sp. SCSIO 73927 genomic DNA contains:
- a CDS encoding isocitrate/isopropylmalate family dehydrogenase, with protein MSASNAMRLIVLPGDGIGPEITGATVAVLEAVSDRFGLGLQLEDDIAGHESLRRHGITVRPELLERVQEADGLILGPMSTFDYTDETKGGINPSMYFRKNLDLFANVRPARTYPGVRHHAAEEFDLVVVRENTEGFYADRNMASGGSEILVTPDVCVSMRRITRACCERVARSAFRLATTRKKHVSIVHKANVLKIGDGIFIEECRKVAAEFPEVTVDDYIIDAMCAHVVRAPGKFDVIVTTNMFGDILSDLTAELSGSLGLGGSVNAGVRYAMAQAAHGSAPDIAGQDRANPFSLILSVAQLLDWHADRLGSTAYAQASRAIEAAVESAVAAGEATADVGGRLGTKATGEAIVKRVREAAVPA; from the coding sequence ATGTCCGCCAGCAACGCCATGCGATTGATCGTCCTGCCCGGGGATGGGATCGGCCCCGAGATCACCGGCGCGACGGTCGCGGTGCTGGAGGCGGTTTCCGATCGGTTCGGGCTGGGTCTGCAACTGGAGGACGACATCGCCGGGCATGAGAGCCTGCGCCGCCACGGCATCACCGTGCGGCCGGAACTGCTGGAGAGGGTGCAGGAGGCGGACGGGCTGATCCTCGGCCCCATGTCCACCTTCGACTACACGGACGAGACGAAGGGCGGGATCAACCCGTCCATGTACTTCCGCAAGAACCTCGACCTCTTCGCCAACGTCCGCCCCGCGCGCACCTATCCCGGCGTGCGGCACCACGCGGCCGAGGAGTTCGACCTGGTCGTGGTCCGCGAGAACACGGAAGGCTTCTACGCGGACCGGAACATGGCCTCGGGCGGCAGCGAGATCCTCGTCACCCCCGACGTCTGCGTCTCCATGCGCCGCATCACCCGCGCGTGCTGCGAGCGCGTGGCGCGGAGCGCCTTCCGCCTGGCGACGACGCGGAAGAAGCACGTCTCCATCGTTCACAAGGCCAACGTGCTGAAGATCGGCGACGGCATCTTCATCGAGGAGTGCCGCAAGGTGGCCGCCGAGTTCCCCGAGGTGACGGTGGACGACTACATCATCGACGCCATGTGCGCCCATGTCGTCCGCGCCCCCGGCAAGTTCGACGTGATCGTCACCACCAACATGTTCGGCGACATCCTCTCCGATCTCACGGCGGAGCTCTCGGGCAGCCTCGGCCTCGGCGGCTCGGTCAACGCGGGCGTCCGCTACGCCATGGCGCAGGCGGCGCACGGCTCGGCGCCCGACATCGCGGGGCAGGACAGGGCGAACCCCTTCTCCCTTATCCTCTCCGTCGCTCAGCTCCTGGACTGGCACGCGGACCGTCTCGGCAGCACGGCCTACGCGCAGGCCAGCCGCGCGATCGAGGCCGCCGTGGAGAGCGCCGTGGCCGCGGGCGAGGCAACGGCCGACGTGGGCGGCCGCCTCGGCACGAAGGCGACGGGCGAGGCGATCGTGAAGCGGGTGCGCGAGGCCGCCGTGCCGGCCTGA
- a CDS encoding GntR family transcriptional regulator — translation MTLPPRSATPDLGRDAYERVKAAIRDGSLPPGLRLTEADLVARLGISRTPVRQALTRLETEGLVSHEPRRGIVVSRPDHQQVIELYALREVLEGTAARFAAQHASEAEMEALARLVAEEAAALDRPGELSAINLRLHGLLHRAAHNRYLLRALAQLTDTMALLPTMLGDPGRAQQSHEEHRALLETLERRDGAAAEAAMQGHLRSAQQHRIAWLLKQLDQEPAPSGG, via the coding sequence ATGACCCTGCCACCCCGTTCCGCCACGCCCGACCTCGGGCGCGACGCCTATGAGCGCGTGAAAGCCGCCATCCGCGACGGCAGCCTGCCGCCTGGCCTGCGGCTGACCGAGGCGGACCTTGTCGCGCGGCTCGGCATCTCCCGGACGCCGGTGCGGCAGGCCCTGACCCGGTTGGAGACAGAGGGGCTGGTGAGCCACGAGCCGCGCCGGGGCATCGTCGTGAGCCGCCCCGACCACCAGCAGGTGATCGAGCTCTACGCCCTGCGCGAGGTCCTGGAAGGCACGGCCGCCCGCTTCGCGGCGCAGCACGCGAGCGAGGCGGAGATGGAGGCTCTCGCACGGCTGGTAGCGGAGGAGGCCGCGGCGCTGGACCGGCCCGGCGAGCTCTCCGCCATCAACCTGCGCCTGCACGGGCTGCTGCATCGTGCCGCGCACAACCGCTACCTGCTGCGTGCCTTGGCCCAGCTCACCGACACCATGGCCTTGCTGCCGACCATGCTGGGCGACCCTGGCCGCGCCCAGCAATCCCATGAGGAGCACCGGGCGCTGCTGGAGACCTTGGAGCGACGGGACGGCGCGGCGGCGGAGGCGGCGATGCAAGGGCATCTTCGCTCAGCCCAGCAGCATCGGATCGCCTGGCTGCTCAAGCAGCTGGACCAGGAGCCGGCACCCTCCGGCGGGTAG
- a CDS encoding transposase, whose amino-acid sequence MTVWISPDLRGTPPRFSDVAIQAVLTLEVLYQRPIRGAQGMAGSLIRQAEAADQWP is encoded by the coding sequence GTGACGGTGTGGATCTCGCCCGACCTGCGTGGCACGCCGCCGAGGTTCAGCGATGTGGCGATCCAGGCTGTGCTGACGCTGGAGGTGCTGTACCAGCGGCCAATACGGGGCGCCCAGGGCATGGCAGGCAGCCTGATCCGGCAGGCTGAAGCCGCTGATCAGTGGCCCTGA
- a CDS encoding tripartite tricarboxylate transporter substrate binding protein has translation MATSPGPFAGRRAVMAGGLAALFAPSVLRAQDAWPRRPIRIIIPYTPGGGTDIVTRLFGEAIRATLGQPVVIENRPGANGVIGTDLVARAQPDGYTLVSVTAGHVGNKYTIPNIPHDAVKDFTAVSLIANYPLVVTAGMLAPFTDFRGMVEYARTHPREVSYGTTTSTSSYAAAELARLAGVQMTEVPYKGSAPMMTDMMSGALQAGWSSPESAFAQIQSGKTRVIAQTGARRAEALSAVPTVAEMGFPGFEMLGWVGLYGPAGMPAAICDRIHAALSEAVSRPALHQRLVEMGNFGVIEGPAEFARRTAEDDARLGRAARDGLLIRAG, from the coding sequence ATGGCAACATCACCAGGCCCGTTCGCGGGGCGCCGCGCCGTCATGGCAGGCGGCCTCGCGGCCCTTTTCGCGCCCTCTGTCCTCCGGGCGCAGGACGCTTGGCCGCGCCGGCCCATCCGCATCATCATCCCCTATACGCCGGGCGGCGGGACGGACATCGTCACGCGGCTCTTCGGCGAGGCGATCCGGGCGACGCTGGGCCAGCCCGTGGTGATCGAGAACCGGCCGGGCGCGAACGGCGTGATCGGGACGGACCTCGTCGCCCGCGCCCAGCCGGACGGCTACACGCTGGTGTCCGTGACGGCGGGGCATGTGGGGAACAAGTACACCATCCCCAACATCCCGCACGACGCGGTGAAGGACTTCACGGCGGTCTCGCTGATCGCGAACTATCCTCTGGTGGTCACCGCGGGCATGCTGGCGCCCTTCACGGATTTCCGGGGCATGGTGGAGTACGCCCGGACCCACCCGCGGGAGGTGAGCTACGGCACCACGACCTCCACCAGCAGCTACGCGGCGGCGGAGCTCGCCCGGCTCGCCGGCGTGCAGATGACGGAGGTGCCCTACAAGGGCTCCGCCCCGATGATGACGGACATGATGTCCGGCGCGCTCCAGGCCGGCTGGTCCAGCCCGGAGAGCGCCTTCGCGCAGATCCAGAGCGGCAAGACCCGCGTCATCGCCCAGACCGGCGCCCGGCGCGCCGAGGCTCTCTCCGCCGTGCCGACGGTGGCGGAAATGGGGTTCCCGGGCTTCGAGATGCTGGGCTGGGTCGGCCTCTACGGCCCGGCCGGGATGCCGGCGGCGATCTGCGACCGAATCCATGCCGCCCTGTCCGAGGCGGTCTCCAGGCCGGCGCTGCACCAGCGCCTGGTGGAGATGGGAAATTTCGGCGTGATCGAGGGGCCCGCCGAGTTCGCGCGCCGCACGGCGGAGGACGACGCGCGCCTTGGCCGCGCCGCGCGCGATGGCCTTCTGATCAGGGCCGGCTGA
- a CDS encoding isocitrate lyase/PEP mutase family protein — MTAAGKLRGMLRTGGMVRAPGVYDGITAKLAEQAGFPALYMTGAGTSMARGFPDFGLLTLTEMAGNAGMIARATNLPLIADADTGYGNELNVTRTVQEYERGGVAGLHIEDQVAPKRCGHLDGKELVPREEFVAKIRAAVAARRDPDFVIIARTDARGVTGLDDAVARANAALEAGADVAFVEAAATMEEVEAIPRRVRGPCLLNIVVAGKTPDIGLGEAEAMGYRIAIMPSLLLSTVMNACDAVLKTVRETDRPTSSAGQAPVSARFARFGADEWGALRTRFRAEPVA, encoded by the coding sequence ATGACGGCCGCGGGAAAGCTGAGAGGGATGCTGAGGACGGGCGGCATGGTCCGCGCGCCCGGCGTCTACGACGGGATCACGGCGAAGCTGGCCGAGCAGGCCGGCTTCCCCGCCCTCTACATGACGGGGGCCGGCACCTCCATGGCCCGAGGCTTCCCGGATTTCGGGTTGCTGACGCTGACGGAGATGGCGGGGAACGCGGGCATGATCGCGCGCGCCACGAACCTGCCCCTGATCGCCGATGCCGACACGGGCTACGGCAACGAGCTGAACGTCACGCGCACGGTGCAGGAGTACGAGCGCGGCGGCGTGGCCGGGCTGCATATCGAGGACCAGGTGGCGCCGAAGCGCTGCGGCCACCTGGACGGCAAGGAGCTGGTGCCCCGCGAGGAGTTCGTGGCCAAGATCCGCGCGGCCGTCGCCGCGCGGCGCGACCCGGACTTCGTAATCATCGCCCGCACGGATGCGCGCGGCGTGACCGGCCTGGACGATGCGGTGGCTCGCGCCAACGCGGCACTGGAGGCCGGGGCGGACGTGGCCTTCGTGGAGGCGGCGGCCACGATGGAGGAGGTGGAGGCCATCCCCCGCCGGGTGCGCGGCCCCTGCCTGCTGAACATCGTGGTGGCCGGCAAAACGCCCGATATCGGCCTCGGCGAGGCGGAGGCCATGGGCTACCGCATCGCCATCATGCCGAGCCTGCTGCTGAGCACGGTGATGAACGCCTGCGACGCAGTGCTGAAAACCGTGCGGGAGACGGACCGGCCGACGAGCAGCGCCGGGCAGGCGCCCGTCTCGGCCCGCTTCGCGCGCTTCGGCGCGGATGAATGGGGAGCGCTGCGCACACGGTTCCGGGCCGAGCCCGTGGCCTGA
- a CDS encoding FAD-dependent oxidoreductase: protein MSTGAVSAGVVVLGAGQAGFQLAVSLREGGYADPITLVGEEAEPPYQRPPLSKVFLKGGDGPESLSFRPPSFFERHGIGLRLNTRALRIDREAARVLTEPGGWLGYDRLVLATGARNRPLALPGAALESVVSLRGAEDGLALRAALARSRRVVIIGGGFLGLEVASSARAMGAEVTVIEAGERLMGRAVSPAVSRHFLEYHRSRGVTVELGQTISAILGEGRAEGVTTTEGRDIPADLVVMAVGVVPNTEIAEAAGLAVDRGIIVDHALRTSDPRIHAIGDCARFPSAHGGGLTRLESVQNAVDQARCAAADILGKPQPYEAVPWFWSDQGERLQIAGLTADAEETVTRGGPEAFSVYCFRNGVLIGAESVNRPADHVKARRMLATAERPQRAAFAS from the coding sequence ATGAGCACGGGGGCTGTGAGCGCGGGCGTCGTCGTCCTCGGCGCCGGCCAGGCCGGGTTCCAGCTCGCCGTCTCGCTGCGCGAGGGCGGGTACGCTGACCCCATCACCCTGGTGGGCGAGGAAGCGGAGCCGCCCTATCAGCGCCCGCCGCTCTCCAAGGTCTTCCTCAAGGGCGGGGACGGGCCGGAGAGCCTGAGCTTCCGCCCGCCCTCCTTCTTCGAGAGGCACGGCATCGGCCTGCGCCTGAACACCCGCGCGCTGCGGATCGACCGCGAGGCGGCGCGGGTCCTGACGGAGCCGGGCGGCTGGCTGGGCTATGACCGCCTCGTCCTCGCCACCGGCGCGCGGAACCGGCCGCTGGCGCTGCCGGGCGCGGCGCTGGAGAGCGTCGTCTCCCTGCGCGGCGCGGAGGATGGGCTGGCCCTGCGCGCGGCGCTGGCCCGGTCGCGCCGCGTGGTCATCATCGGCGGCGGCTTCCTGGGGCTGGAGGTCGCCTCCTCCGCCCGTGCCATGGGGGCGGAGGTGACGGTGATCGAGGCGGGGGAGCGGCTGATGGGCCGCGCCGTCAGCCCCGCCGTGTCCCGCCACTTCCTGGAGTACCACCGCTCCCGCGGCGTGACCGTGGAACTCGGCCAGACCATCTCCGCCATCCTTGGGGAGGGGCGGGCCGAGGGCGTGACCACCACGGAGGGCCGCGACATCCCGGCCGATCTCGTCGTGATGGCGGTCGGCGTGGTTCCGAACACGGAGATCGCGGAGGCGGCGGGGCTGGCCGTGGACCGCGGCATCATCGTGGACCACGCGCTCCGCACCTCGGACCCGCGCATCCACGCGATCGGGGACTGCGCGCGCTTCCCCAGCGCCCATGGCGGCGGGCTGACGCGGCTGGAATCCGTGCAGAACGCGGTGGACCAGGCCCGCTGCGCCGCCGCCGACATCCTCGGCAAGCCGCAGCCCTACGAGGCCGTGCCCTGGTTCTGGTCGGACCAGGGGGAGCGGCTGCAGATCGCGGGGCTGACGGCGGACGCGGAGGAGACGGTGACGAGGGGCGGGCCCGAGGCCTTCTCGGTCTACTGCTTCCGCAACGGCGTGCTGATCGGGGCGGAGTCCGTGAACCGGCCGGCGGACCATGTGAAGGCGCGCCGCATGCTCGCCACCGCCGAGCGGCCGCAGCGCGCGGCCTTCGCGTCCTGA
- a CDS encoding 2Fe-2S iron-sulfur cluster-binding protein: MPEIIFIGADGTRRPVVAQDGESVMRAALSNDVDGIVAECGGAAACATCHVFVDDPRVPPATPIEDEMLEATAVPREPCSRLGCQVFVSRELDGLEVRLPETQL, from the coding sequence GTGCCGGAGATCATCTTCATCGGGGCCGACGGGACGCGCCGGCCGGTGGTGGCGCAGGACGGCGAGAGCGTGATGCGCGCGGCGCTGTCGAACGACGTGGACGGCATCGTGGCCGAGTGCGGCGGCGCCGCGGCCTGCGCCACCTGCCACGTCTTCGTGGACGACCCGCGCGTGCCGCCGGCGACGCCGATCGAGGACGAGATGCTGGAGGCCACGGCGGTGCCGCGCGAGCCCTGCAGCCGGCTGGGCTGTCAGGTCTTCGTCTCGCGGGAGCTGGACGGGCTCGAGGTGCGCCTGCCGGAGACGCAGCTATGA
- a CDS encoding Rieske (2Fe-2S) protein, with protein METGVQARQKPRHAVGTPADFPAGKMVMVRAGEQEIGVVRLRDGELRAMRNWCPHKGAPICRGLIGGTWPPSEPGKLDYDGTQEVLVCPWHGFEYDLKSGREMYETGTTRLRLYPVTVEDGQVYVTV; from the coding sequence GTGGAGACAGGTGTGCAGGCCCGGCAGAAGCCGCGCCACGCGGTGGGGACGCCGGCGGACTTCCCGGCGGGGAAGATGGTGATGGTGCGCGCGGGCGAGCAGGAGATCGGCGTGGTCCGTCTCCGCGACGGGGAGCTGCGGGCGATGCGGAACTGGTGCCCGCACAAGGGCGCCCCGATCTGCCGCGGCCTCATCGGCGGCACCTGGCCACCGAGCGAGCCCGGCAAGCTGGACTACGACGGCACGCAGGAGGTCCTGGTCTGCCCCTGGCACGGCTTCGAGTACGACCTGAAGAGCGGCCGCGAGATGTATGAGACGGGCACGACGCGGCTGCGCCTCTATCCCGTCACGGTCGAGGACGGCCAGGTCTACGTCACGGTCTGA
- a CDS encoding amidohydrolase family protein, giving the protein MDMPVAAHPVPARSTDGVIDCDVHPLLPNGIRSLYPYMTEAWRERFIRKRAHTTESGLTLRYAQPNGTVVRDDAKPEASMPGGSDPHFLVKDLLDANGISVAVLNSLQSARFCSVHASVDESIVIASASNDYYIENWLTVDERLTYAPVVPSQDPAAAAAEIRRIGAHRQVVAVAVPPLAILMGNRYWWPIFEAAQEMDLPLLLHVSGSEGVYNGAPMPAGGMPDTYIERYVTLGQGAESNLNSLVMSGTFERFPRLRILFVEYGFVWPVPLMLRMDRLWRGLRHEVPWVKKSPTDYVAEHVWFTTQPIEEPRDPRDLERLVRMVGVDNLCFSTDYPHWDNDMPMQAFRLLPQEDRDRIMRINARNVLRLPR; this is encoded by the coding sequence ATGGACATGCCAGTGGCCGCGCACCCCGTGCCGGCGCGCAGCACGGACGGGGTCATCGACTGCGACGTGCACCCGCTTCTGCCGAACGGGATCCGCAGCCTCTATCCCTACATGACCGAGGCCTGGCGGGAGCGCTTCATCCGCAAGCGGGCCCACACGACCGAGAGCGGGCTGACCCTGCGCTACGCCCAGCCCAACGGCACGGTGGTGCGCGACGACGCGAAGCCCGAGGCGAGCATGCCCGGCGGCAGCGATCCCCATTTCCTGGTGAAGGACCTGCTGGACGCGAACGGCATCTCCGTGGCCGTCCTGAACAGCCTGCAATCCGCGCGCTTCTGCTCCGTCCACGCCTCGGTGGACGAGAGCATCGTCATCGCCTCCGCCTCCAACGACTACTACATCGAGAACTGGCTGACGGTGGACGAGCGCCTGACCTACGCGCCCGTCGTGCCCTCCCAGGACCCGGCGGCGGCGGCGGCGGAGATCCGGCGCATCGGGGCGCACAGGCAGGTGGTGGCCGTGGCCGTGCCGCCGCTGGCGATCCTGATGGGCAACCGCTACTGGTGGCCGATCTTCGAGGCGGCGCAGGAGATGGACCTGCCGCTGCTGCTGCACGTCAGCGGGTCCGAGGGCGTCTACAACGGCGCGCCCATGCCCGCGGGCGGCATGCCCGACACCTACATCGAGCGCTACGTCACGCTCGGTCAGGGGGCGGAGAGCAACCTCAACAGCCTGGTGATGAGCGGCACCTTCGAGCGCTTCCCGCGGCTCCGCATCCTCTTCGTGGAGTACGGCTTCGTCTGGCCCGTGCCGCTGATGCTGCGGATGGACCGGCTGTGGCGCGGCCTGCGGCACGAGGTGCCCTGGGTGAAGAAGTCCCCCACCGACTACGTGGCCGAGCACGTCTGGTTCACCACCCAGCCGATCGAGGAGCCGCGCGACCCGCGCGACCTGGAACGTCTGGTGCGAATGGTCGGCGTGGACAACCTCTGCTTCAGCACGGACTACCCGCACTGGGACAACGACATGCCCATGCAGGCCTTCCGCCTCCTGCCGCAGGAGGACCGGGACCGGATCATGCGGATCAACGCGCGCAACGTGCTGCGCCTGCCGCGATAG
- a CDS encoding LysR family transcriptional regulator: protein MSRINLSPADLDAFLQVAEAGSFRGAAERMRLSQPAVSARIRHLEDGLGLRLFDRTTRRVTLTSAGERLRGRVELMFGELRLLLNELDDEAHLRRGRVTVGATLSVTTSFLPRAIARFRRQWPGIEVVLHDDLYGRDLDRLSRGELDMAVTPFAGGDDRFAFEPLLTDHYLVAVPARHPLARRKAVPLAALAAEPLITMPPQSAAWSNFQDAFAAIGVEFRPAFRTRSALTTLAMVREGVGIGFVTRLMAASVRMTDITLLPLRDAVLGREVGIVTLRGRALLPSGQAFAEVLRQTCAG from the coding sequence ATGTCACGGATCAATCTATCGCCCGCCGACCTGGATGCCTTCCTGCAGGTCGCGGAGGCCGGCAGCTTTCGCGGCGCGGCGGAGAGGATGCGGCTCTCCCAACCGGCCGTCTCGGCCCGGATCCGGCACCTGGAGGACGGGTTGGGCCTGCGCCTCTTCGACCGCACGACGCGTCGCGTCACGCTCACCTCCGCCGGGGAGAGGCTGCGAGGCCGGGTGGAGCTGATGTTCGGGGAGCTGCGGCTGCTTCTGAACGAGCTCGACGACGAGGCGCATCTCCGTCGCGGCCGCGTCACCGTCGGCGCCACGCTCTCCGTGACGACGAGCTTCCTGCCGAGAGCCATCGCCCGCTTCCGCCGGCAGTGGCCGGGCATCGAGGTGGTGCTGCACGACGACCTCTACGGGCGCGACCTCGACCGCCTTTCCCGCGGCGAGCTAGACATGGCCGTGACGCCCTTCGCAGGGGGTGACGACCGCTTCGCCTTCGAGCCGCTGCTGACGGACCACTACCTCGTCGCCGTGCCGGCCCGGCACCCGCTGGCGCGCCGCAAGGCCGTGCCGCTGGCGGCGCTGGCGGCGGAGCCGCTGATCACCATGCCCCCGCAATCCGCCGCCTGGTCCAACTTCCAGGACGCCTTCGCGGCGATCGGGGTTGAGTTCCGCCCGGCCTTCCGGACCCGCAGCGCCCTCACCACGCTGGCCATGGTGCGGGAGGGGGTGGGGATCGGCTTCGTGACCCGTCTCATGGCCGCATCCGTCCGCATGACGGACATCACCCTGCTGCCGCTGCGGGATGCCGTGCTGGGCAGGGAGGTCGGCATCGTCACCCTCCGCGGGCGCGCGCTCCTGCCGAGCGGGCAAGCCTTCGCCGAGGTGCTGCGCCAGACCTGTGCGGGTTGA
- a CDS encoding 3-keto-5-aminohexanoate cleavage protein: MDPVAGAVAMTGSVPRRKDNPAVPATPEEQVESTHKAYGAGAFPRPMG, translated from the coding sequence ATGGATCCCGTCGCCGGCGCCGTTGCCATGACCGGGTCGGTCCCGCGCAGGAAGGACAACCCGGCTGTTCCCGCCACGCCGGAGGAGCAGGTGGAGTCCACGCACAAGGCCTACGGGGCCGGTGCTTTCCCCAGGCCAATGGGGTAA
- a CDS encoding amidohydrolase family protein, with protein MARYTPPPNACDAHCHIFGPAARFPFAEGRTYTPLDRGKEDLAALYARLGLTRSVIVQGAAHGTDNSAMLDAIASSGGRYRGIALIGDSFDDNALQALHEGGVRGVRFGFVRHLRARPDLGFFRRTVDRIAPLGWHAQIHLDAADLIELRGELDALRIPFVIDHMGRVDAAGGVDQPVFRALLEQARRENCWVKVSGSDRVSAVGAPFHDALPFARALIAAAPDRVVWGTDFPHVNPRHAVQDDTTLLDLLPLMADEAGLHRLLVTNPARLYGF; from the coding sequence ATGGCCCGCTACACGCCCCCGCCGAACGCCTGCGACGCGCACTGCCACATATTCGGCCCGGCGGCCCGCTTTCCGTTCGCGGAGGGCCGCACCTACACGCCGCTCGACCGCGGGAAGGAGGATCTGGCCGCCCTCTACGCCCGCCTCGGGCTCACCCGCTCCGTCATCGTGCAGGGCGCGGCGCACGGCACGGACAACAGTGCCATGCTGGACGCCATCGCTTCCAGCGGCGGGCGCTACCGCGGCATCGCGCTCATCGGGGACAGCTTCGACGACAACGCCCTCCAGGCCCTGCACGAGGGCGGCGTGCGCGGCGTGCGCTTCGGCTTCGTGCGCCACCTGCGCGCCCGCCCCGACCTCGGCTTCTTCCGCCGCACCGTGGACCGTATCGCCCCTCTCGGCTGGCACGCCCAGATCCACCTGGACGCCGCCGACCTGATTGAGCTGCGGGGCGAGTTGGACGCCCTCCGCATCCCCTTCGTCATCGATCACATGGGCCGAGTGGACGCCGCGGGCGGGGTGGATCAACCCGTCTTTCGCGCGCTGCTGGAACAGGCGCGGCGGGAGAATTGCTGGGTGAAGGTCTCGGGCAGCGATCGGGTCTCGGCGGTCGGAGCGCCTTTCCATGATGCCCTGCCCTTCGCCCGCGCCCTGATCGCGGCCGCGCCGGACCGCGTCGTCTGGGGCACTGATTTTCCGCACGTTAACCCACGTCATGCTGTGCAGGACGACACCACCCTCCTGGACCTGCTCCCTCTGATGGCCGACGAGGCCGGACTGCACCGACTGCTGGTGACCAATCCCGCCCGCCTCTACGGCTTCTGA
- a CDS encoding tripartite tricarboxylate transporter substrate binding protein → MSPPLARRALLGAALAAPAFSGAAAQSFPDRPIRLLVPFPPGGPVDLAARIVAQALSEELKVSVVVENRSGAGGVVGTDAVAKAQPDGYTLGFSSTGAVAVSVTLIPNNPYDSRKDFAPVSIVAGVPTLLCVNPKLPARSVAELVALAKARPGRLNFGSSGPGGTPHLSGERFRIATGANIAHVPYRGAAPAITALLAGEVEIAFLDLPVLLPHVQEGRLRALAVTSPQRSPALPDVPTFAEAGVQGMEIENWYALLAPAGTPPERVARLHAATAAAMARPATANQFASQGARIIVSRPEEALSFIREEVGRWGEVVRTAGVKAD, encoded by the coding sequence ATGTCTCCGCCCCTCGCCCGCCGCGCCCTCCTCGGCGCGGCCCTGGCGGCCCCGGCCTTTTCCGGGGCCGCGGCGCAGTCCTTCCCCGACAGGCCGATCCGCCTCCTCGTGCCCTTCCCGCCAGGCGGGCCGGTGGACCTCGCCGCCCGCATCGTCGCCCAGGCGCTGTCGGAGGAGCTGAAGGTGTCGGTGGTCGTGGAGAACCGCTCCGGCGCCGGCGGGGTGGTGGGCACGGACGCCGTCGCGAAGGCCCAGCCGGACGGCTACACACTCGGCTTCAGCAGCACCGGCGCGGTGGCGGTGAGCGTCACCCTCATCCCGAACAACCCTTACGACTCCCGCAAGGACTTCGCACCCGTCTCCATCGTGGCCGGCGTGCCCACCCTGCTCTGCGTGAACCCGAAGCTCCCGGCACGCAGCGTGGCGGAGCTGGTCGCGCTGGCCAAGGCGCGGCCCGGGCGCCTGAACTTCGGCTCCTCTGGCCCAGGCGGCACGCCCCACCTCTCGGGGGAGCGCTTCAGGATCGCCACGGGCGCCAACATCGCCCACGTCCCTTATCGCGGTGCCGCGCCCGCCATCACGGCCCTCCTGGCGGGCGAAGTGGAGATCGCCTTCCTCGACCTGCCCGTGCTGCTGCCCCACGTGCAGGAAGGCCGGCTGCGCGCCCTCGCCGTGACCAGCCCCCAGCGCTCTCCCGCCCTGCCGGACGTACCGACCTTCGCGGAAGCGGGCGTTCAGGGCATGGAGATCGAGAACTGGTACGCCCTCCTTGCCCCCGCCGGCACGCCGCCCGAGCGCGTGGCCCGGCTGCACGCCGCCACCGCCGCCGCCATGGCCCGGCCCGCCACTGCAAACCAGTTCGCCTCCCAGGGCGCCCGCATCATCGTCAGCCGACCCGAGGAGGCCCTGTCCTTCATCCGGGAAGAGGTGGGCCGCTGGGGTGAGGTGGTGCGGACTGCCGGCGTGAAGGCGGACTGA
- a CDS encoding SDR family NAD(P)-dependent oxidoreductase — protein MAGRLEGKVAVITGAGSVGTGWGNGRAAAVLFAREGAKVYGVDRDPAAMEETAARVREVGGTFVPGTCDVMSGESIAAMVKAAHAEFGRIDILVNNVGGSAKGGPEAMSEEVWDTQIDFNLKSVFLTCKHVLPIMVAQGGGSIVNTASTSGIRWTGSAQVAYAASKAGVIQLSRVVAVEYASRNVRVNTVVPGQMHTPMVETRLAGQRTGGDVQALLDSRLKRIPMGFAGDGRDTAAAALFLASDEARFVTGTEIVVDGGMSVRCD, from the coding sequence ATGGCAGGACGTCTCGAGGGCAAGGTCGCCGTCATCACCGGCGCCGGTTCCGTCGGCACGGGCTGGGGCAACGGCCGCGCCGCCGCAGTGCTCTTCGCGCGGGAGGGCGCGAAGGTCTACGGCGTGGACCGCGACCCCGCCGCGATGGAGGAGACCGCCGCGCGCGTGCGCGAGGTGGGCGGCACCTTCGTCCCCGGCACCTGCGACGTGATGAGCGGCGAGTCCATCGCCGCCATGGTGAAGGCGGCCCATGCCGAGTTCGGGCGCATCGACATCCTCGTGAACAATGTCGGCGGATCCGCCAAGGGCGGGCCGGAGGCGATGAGCGAGGAGGTCTGGGATACCCAGATCGATTTCAACCTCAAGAGCGTCTTCCTCACCTGCAAGCACGTCCTGCCGATCATGGTGGCGCAGGGCGGCGGCTCCATCGTCAACACCGCCTCCACCTCCGGCATCCGCTGGACCGGCTCGGCGCAGGTGGCCTACGCCGCCTCCAAGGCCGGTGTCATCCAGCTCTCCCGCGTCGTCGCGGTGGAGTACGCCTCCCGCAACGTGCGCGTGAACACGGTGGTGCCGGGGCAGATGCACACGCCGATGGTCGAGACGCGGCTCGCCGGCCAGCGCACGGGCGGCGACGTGCAGGCGCTGCTGGACTCCCGCCTGAAGCGCATCCCCATGGGCTTCGCGGGCGACGGGCGGGACACGGCCGCCGCCGCGCTCTTCCTCGCCTCGGACGAGGCGCGCTTCGTCACGGGCACGGAGATCGTCGTGGATGGCGGCATGTCCGTCCGCTGCGACTAG